The DNA window ACGAATATTCCCCCGCATAACCTGGGAGAAGTGGTGGATGCGGCGCTGCACATGGTAGACGAGCCCGATGTGTCGAGTGCTACGCTGGTGGAGGAGCACATTCAGGGACCGGACTTTCCCACGGGAGGACAACTCCTGAACACCCAGGAGGAGATGAAGGAGATCTACGAGACGGGGAAGGGGACGATTGAGATGCGAGGGGGGTACCGGAAGAAGGGAAAGACGCGGGTCATCATTGAGTCGATCCCGTACGGCGTGGACAAGAGCAAGATCGTGGAGGAGATTGCCGATCATATTGCGGATGAAAACGTGCCGCAACTCTCCAATGTGCGGGACGAGTCGACGGACGACGTGCGGATTGTGTTGGAGTTGAAGCGCGGCTCCGACACGGAAGCGGCGATGGCGTACCTTTTCAAGCACACGAAGCTTCAGAAGCGATTCCACGTCAACCTCACGTGCCTCGTGCCCACCGACGACGCCGAAGTGGGAGCGCCCCGACAGGTGGACCTCCGCACAATTTTGCGGCACTTCCTGGACTTCCGGATGGAGGTGGTGGTCCGGCGCCTTGAAAATGAGCTGGAAGAGCTGGAAGACCGGATCCACATCCTGGAGGGATTCGAGATCATCTTCGATGCGCTCGACGAGGCCATCAAGATGATTCGGGCGTCGAAGGACAAGAACGATGCGGCCCAGCGGCTCATGCACCGATTTCAGCTGGACCGTGAACAGGCTGACGCAATTCTGGAGACCCGGCTCTTCAAATTGTCGCAAATGGAAATTGAGGCCGTTCGGGAAGAGTTGTCCGAGAAGCGGGAGCGGGCCGAGGAGATTCGCGGGCTGCTGGACGACGAGCAGGCCCGGTGGGAGCTCATTAAGGGGGAGCTCAGAAATGTCCGGGACGAGTACGCCGACGAGCGACGCAGCACACTGGTGGGGCCGGATGCGGAGATGGAGTATACGGAGCGCGACTACATCGTGGACGAGGACGTGTTCGTGATTGTGACGCGGGACGGGTGGATGAAGCGACAGGGCTCGTATTCAGATGTCGACTCGATTCGGGTACGGGATGGAGATGAGGTGGGGTGGGTCTTACCGGGCTCGACCCGCGCCACGGTCGGCTTCTTTACGAACTACGGCACCTGCTACACGACTCGCATTGCGGATATTCCCAGCACGACCGGCTACGGGGATCCCGTGCAGAAGCTGTTTAAATTCGACGACGGGGAGTACGTCGTTGGGGTCGTCTCCTTCGATGAACGCGTATTGCCCGATCCCTATCCCCCGGAGCCGAACGATCAGGCCGATCTCTTTGACGAAGAGGACTTCGATCCGGACGATCCGGACGCACCCGATCAGCCGTATGTCGTGGCATTATCGAAGGGAGGACAGGCCACGCGCTTCACGGTGAACGGATTCATGGAGCCGTCTACGCGGACCGGGCGCATGTTCATGAAGCTTGAGGACGGGGACGAGGTGGTCGGCGCGCGGCTGGCACGAGGACAGGAGAACGTCTGCCTCGCCTCGCACGATGGCCGCGCGCTCATCTTCCCCGTGCATCAGGTCTCCGTATACAAGGGACCGGCGAAGGGGGTGCGGGCGATTAAGTTGCAAGAGGACGACCGCGTGCTCGGCTTTACGTTGAGCACCAAGGCCCGCGAGGGGTTCAAAGTGGCGACGAACAACGGGCGGGAGGAGATCGTGCGCACCACGAAGTTTGACGTGACGAATCGGGGGGCGAAGGGCACGCTCGTAATCAAGCGCGGATATTTCGCGGACGTGTTTCCGGAGCCCATCGTGCGGTCGGTGGACGGAGAAGAATAACGGACCGCGGACTGGATGCCTCAAGAGGGTCCGTCGTCGGTTGTTTCTGAGGACGATTTCTTCGCGCAGGGGCAACTCCTTCCCTTCACATGCCCAGACGCACACACTCACACACGCAGTAGCACATGCCCACGACGTATACCGGAAAAGACATCGACGTTCTTGAAGGCCTGGAGCCGGTGCGTAAGCGGCCCGGCATGTACATCGGCGGCACCGGCCGGCCCGGCCTGCACCACATCCTCTGGGAAGTAGTGGATAACGCGGTCGACGAGGCCACCAACGGCTACGCCTCGACCATCGAGGTAACGCTGCACGAGGATGGGACCAGCGTCACCGTGTCGGACAACGGGCGGGGCATTCCGATCGACGAGCACCCGGAGAAGGGCGTTCCGACCCTGGAGCTGATCCTGACCACGCTCCACTCCGGCGGTAAATTCGACGCCAGCAACTACATCACGTCCGGCGGCCTGCACGGCGTGGGGGTCTCGGTCGTAAATGCCCTCTCCGAGGAAATGGTGGCCACCGTGAAGCGGGATGGGCAGGAGTACCAGCAGACCTTCCGACGTGGAACGCCCGTCACTGAGCTGGAAACCACGAAGAATGGGGCACGGGGAACGGGGACGTCGATTTTCTTTCGCCCTGATCCCGACATCTTCGAGTCGGTGGAGTTTGATCCGGCCTGGATCCGAGAGCAGCTGGAGGTGAAAACATACCTGAATCGGAATCTGCGGATTGTTTTTACGGACGAGACGAGCGGCGAGCGGGTGGAGCTCCAGCACGAAGGGGGCATCGAGGAATACCTGGAGCACATGGTGGAGGATCTCCAGGTGAGCACCATCCACGATGACATCTTCATGCTCGAAGATGACGATGTGGAGGGAGAAGGACGGCTCGAAATTGCTCTTCAGTGGACCGACGCGCCCAACCAGCAGCTCCATACGTTCGTGAACGGCATTCCCACGCAGGATGGGGGCACACACGAGCAGGGATTAAAGAGTGGCATTCGGAGCGTGGTGCGGTCCTACATGGATACCCATGATCTCGTCCCGCACCGCTTGGAAATCAAAGGGGAGGACACGCGAGAGGGGCTCGTGGGCATCGTGAATCTCTTCGTCGTCGACCCCCAGTTTCAGGGGCAGACGAAGGACAAACTCAACAATCCGTCCGTGCGATCGATGGTCACGGGGTCGCTTCGCACACACTTCGAGCAGTATCTTAACGATCACCCGTCGACGGGCGAGGCCATCGCGTCGCGGGTGATCCAGGCGGCGAAGGCCCGGCGAGCGAGCCGATCGGCCTCCAGCGGGGGCGGGGGCAGTTCCGGCTCCAAGACCCGCCTCAATCTGCCGGGCAAGCTAGCGGACTGCTCCTCGAGTACACCGAGTGAGTGTGAGCTCTTCATTGTAGAGGGCGACTCGGCGGGCGGCTCCGCCAAGCAGGCCCGCGACCGGTCGACGCAGGCCGTCCTGCCGTTGCGGGGGAAGGTGCTGAATGCTGAGCAGGCCTCTCTTAGCCGGGTTCAAGGCAATAAGGAGCTTTCCAACATCGTGCAGGCGCTGGGCTGTGGCATTGGGGACGATTTGGATCTGTCCGATCTCCGCTACCACAAAATCATTCTCCTAATGGATGCGGACTCGGATGGGCACCACATCGCTACGCTTCTCCTTACATTCTTCTACCGCTACATGACACCCCTGCTGGAGGGCGGTTTCGTCTACATTGCCCAGCCACCGCTCTACCGCATCGACGCGGGGAAGGAGACGCACTGGGCGCTCGACGACCAGGACAAGGCGCGCATCCTTGAGGAGATTGAACAGGACGGACGCAACCTCTCAGTCGACATCCAGCGCTTCAAGGGCCTCGGCGAAATGATGCCGGACACGCTTGACGAAACGACGCTTGCGCCGGACACGCGGCGCCTTTTGGAGGTCGACATTCCGGACACGGAGCGCATGGTGACGGAGCAGACCATCACTGAACTCATGGGGCGGGATAGCTCCGCCCGGTTCGACTTCATCATGCAGCATGCTGCCGATGCCGACGAGCTGGATGTGTAATGGGAGGAGGAAAGGGCCGTCCACGCCTTCAGGGGCGGCCCTCAATCAATCGTGGGTTTGCGTTCATCCCACCTGTTGAATTCATTGTTGAAGCGTGTGTAAACACGTTTCTCGCTTTTTGGTCTCAATTCCGTACTCGTATGTCACGTCGACCGTTGTATCGGGCGTTCCTTCTCATCGTCCTTTTTGCTTTTGGCTTTGTGCTTCCGGTTGCAGCACAGGAGGAGCCCGAGTCCGACGAGCCGACCCCTACGATTGCCGAGAAAACAGAGGGCATGGAGGCATTGGACGGGTTTGTTCCGCTCTACTGGGATGCGGAAACGGGGACGCTTTGGATGGAGATCTCGCGTTTCGATACTCCTTTCTTGTATGTGTCCTCTTTGCCGGTAGGATTGGGATCGAATCCTGTCGGGCTCGACCGAGGACAGCTTGGCACCCAGCGCGTGGTGCGGTTTGAGCGAACAGGGCCGAAGGTGCTTCTCGTCGAGCCGAATCTCGACTATCGCGCGGTGACCGAGAATGAGGCCGAGCAGCGCGCTGTTCGACAGGCATTTGCTTCGGGCGTGGTGTGGGGGTTTGAGGTTGCAGCGGAGGAAAAAGGGGGCGAAGCTGTGCTCGTAGACGCGACGGAGTTTGTCGTACGGGATGCGCACGGGGTGGTCCGACGTCTCAAGGAGACCGATCAGGGCAGCTATGCCCTCGATCAGAGCCGGAGTGCGCCGTACCTGGACAACGTAAAGGCTTTTCCCGAAAACACGGAGATGGAAGCCCGGCTCACATTTACCACGGATGAGGATCCTGGAGAGTATGTGCAGCGGACCGCCGCGGACCCCTACGCCGTGACTCTTCGGGTGCGGCATTCCTTTATCCAGCTCCCCGACACGTCTGGGTACGCTCCCCGCTCATTTGACCCTCGGTCCGGTCTTTTCTATGAATCGTTTCAGGACTATGCAACCCCGATCGGAGCCTCGATGGATCGACGGTATATCAATCGCCATCGGTTGTCGTGCGCCGAAGCACCGGGCCCCGATGGCCTTTGTCCGCCGGAAGACCCGATCGTGTACTACCTGGATCCCGGCACGCCCGAACCGGTGCGTAGTGCCCTCCTTGATGGCGCCCGGTGGTGGGCGGAAGCCTTCGAGGCAGCAGGCTTTGAGGATGCGTACCGTGTGGAGGTCCTGCCGGACAGTGCCGATCCGATGGATGTTCGCTATAAC is part of the Salinibacter sp. 10B genome and encodes:
- a CDS encoding DNA topoisomerase IV subunit A, whose protein sequence is MPVTETIPLHETARKRYLNYALSVITSRALPDIRDGLKPVQRRILYAMFNNLNLYPNKRHRKSATVVGDTMGKYHPHGDKAIYDAMVRMAQPFSLRAPLVDGHGNFGSIDGDNAAAMRYTEAKLRPLAMEMLEELRDETVDYRDNFDGTMEEPVVLPSRVPNLLVNGASGIAVGMATNIPPHNLGEVVDAALHMVDEPDVSSATLVEEHIQGPDFPTGGQLLNTQEEMKEIYETGKGTIEMRGGYRKKGKTRVIIESIPYGVDKSKIVEEIADHIADENVPQLSNVRDESTDDVRIVLELKRGSDTEAAMAYLFKHTKLQKRFHVNLTCLVPTDDAEVGAPRQVDLRTILRHFLDFRMEVVVRRLENELEELEDRIHILEGFEIIFDALDEAIKMIRASKDKNDAAQRLMHRFQLDREQADAILETRLFKLSQMEIEAVREELSEKRERAEEIRGLLDDEQARWELIKGELRNVRDEYADERRSTLVGPDAEMEYTERDYIVDEDVFVIVTRDGWMKRQGSYSDVDSIRVRDGDEVGWVLPGSTRATVGFFTNYGTCYTTRIADIPSTTGYGDPVQKLFKFDDGEYVVGVVSFDERVLPDPYPPEPNDQADLFDEEDFDPDDPDAPDQPYVVALSKGGQATRFTVNGFMEPSTRTGRMFMKLEDGDEVVGARLARGQENVCLASHDGRALIFPVHQVSVYKGPAKGVRAIKLQEDDRVLGFTLSTKAREGFKVATNNGREEIVRTTKFDVTNRGAKGTLVIKRGYFADVFPEPIVRSVDGEE
- a CDS encoding DNA topoisomerase IV subunit B; this encodes MPTTYTGKDIDVLEGLEPVRKRPGMYIGGTGRPGLHHILWEVVDNAVDEATNGYASTIEVTLHEDGTSVTVSDNGRGIPIDEHPEKGVPTLELILTTLHSGGKFDASNYITSGGLHGVGVSVVNALSEEMVATVKRDGQEYQQTFRRGTPVTELETTKNGARGTGTSIFFRPDPDIFESVEFDPAWIREQLEVKTYLNRNLRIVFTDETSGERVELQHEGGIEEYLEHMVEDLQVSTIHDDIFMLEDDDVEGEGRLEIALQWTDAPNQQLHTFVNGIPTQDGGTHEQGLKSGIRSVVRSYMDTHDLVPHRLEIKGEDTREGLVGIVNLFVVDPQFQGQTKDKLNNPSVRSMVTGSLRTHFEQYLNDHPSTGEAIASRVIQAAKARRASRSASSGGGGSSGSKTRLNLPGKLADCSSSTPSECELFIVEGDSAGGSAKQARDRSTQAVLPLRGKVLNAEQASLSRVQGNKELSNIVQALGCGIGDDLDLSDLRYHKIILLMDADSDGHHIATLLLTFFYRYMTPLLEGGFVYIAQPPLYRIDAGKETHWALDDQDKARILEEIEQDGRNLSVDIQRFKGLGEMMPDTLDETTLAPDTRRLLEVDIPDTERMVTEQTITELMGRDSSARFDFIMQHAADADELDV